In Sinorhizobium mexicanum, one DNA window encodes the following:
- a CDS encoding response regulator transcription factor — translation MSRGNYDGGGMGRHTDTERRREPQRVVLIIANAGTISERLIHALEGEFPSVVVEQVEHVGAALGVFSHPVSLILVDVTLLNEAEERSAELLLAHPQALTAVIEPHDQSLDASFIKVPESPLVRSVLPMNLRLDLWLSVIRLMLCGGEYLPPGLILRARKNGHSTALPSGNGGMSPRPRSDETRFAELTARELQILEMVSRGLQNKLIAAEFRLSEHTVKIHLHNIITKLGAHNRTEAAARFRSLKERH, via the coding sequence ATGAGCAGGGGTAATTACGACGGTGGCGGCATGGGGAGACACACGGACACCGAGCGCCGGCGAGAGCCGCAACGCGTCGTCTTGATCATAGCCAACGCCGGGACAATTTCGGAGAGGCTGATCCACGCTCTCGAAGGAGAGTTTCCATCGGTCGTTGTCGAACAGGTCGAGCATGTCGGGGCGGCACTCGGCGTCTTTTCCCATCCCGTGTCGCTGATCCTCGTCGACGTCACACTGTTAAACGAAGCCGAAGAGAGATCGGCAGAACTCCTCCTTGCCCACCCTCAGGCCCTTACCGCCGTCATCGAGCCGCATGACCAGAGCTTGGACGCGTCCTTCATCAAGGTGCCCGAATCGCCATTGGTTCGCAGTGTGCTTCCGATGAATCTCAGGCTCGATCTATGGCTGTCGGTGATCAGGCTGATGCTCTGCGGAGGCGAGTATCTTCCACCCGGATTGATCCTGCGTGCGAGGAAGAATGGCCATAGCACGGCCCTGCCGTCTGGGAATGGCGGTATGTCACCTCGGCCCCGAAGCGACGAGACGCGTTTCGCAGAGCTGACCGCTCGCGAACTGCAGATTCTCGAAATGGTCTCCCGCGGATTGCAAAACAAACTGATCGCCGCGGAGTTTCGTCTGTCCGAGCATACGGTGAAGATTCATCTGCACAACATCATAACAAAGCTGGGCGCGCACAACAGAACTGAAGCCGCCGCGCGATTCCGGAGTTTGAAAGAACGCCACTGA
- a CDS encoding acyltransferase: MSTDPSAGIRIVHAVHGRREAVADPSYQPALAEALKQSYGTEGLVALYGRFMSGDGFVDLLMRKAIWQGVAKSCGSGLQIGSGAGFKHPETFEIGNSVFIGAQAYIQGRHDGRCVIGDNVWIGPQAYLDARDLVMEEFVGWGPGAKILGSSHTGLPVDVPIIRTDLEIKPVRIGAWADIGTNATILPGVTIGKGAVVGAGAVVVSDVEPFAVVAGVPAKFLHWRTDSAPAKP; this comes from the coding sequence ATGTCCACTGATCCCTCTGCGGGCATCCGAATTGTCCATGCGGTGCACGGCCGCCGAGAAGCCGTTGCCGATCCGAGCTATCAGCCGGCGCTGGCCGAAGCGCTGAAACAATCCTACGGCACGGAGGGGCTGGTCGCGCTCTACGGCCGCTTCATGTCTGGCGACGGCTTCGTCGACCTGCTGATGCGCAAGGCGATCTGGCAAGGCGTTGCGAAGAGCTGCGGCTCCGGCCTGCAGATCGGTAGCGGCGCCGGTTTCAAGCATCCCGAAACGTTCGAGATCGGCAACAGCGTCTTCATCGGCGCACAGGCTTACATCCAGGGCCGCCATGACGGCAGATGCGTGATCGGCGACAATGTCTGGATCGGCCCGCAAGCCTATCTCGATGCCCGAGATCTTGTCATGGAGGAGTTCGTCGGATGGGGGCCGGGCGCCAAGATTCTCGGCTCAAGCCACACCGGCCTTCCCGTCGACGTGCCGATCATCCGCACAGACCTCGAAATCAAGCCGGTTCGCATCGGCGCGTGGGCCGATATCGGGACCAACGCGACGATATTGCCGGGCGTCACGATTGGCAAAGGCGCCGTCGTGGGGGCGGGTGCGGTGGTTGTCTCGGACGTCGAACCCTTTGCGGTTGTTGCGGGCGTGCCTGCGAAATTCCTGCACTGGCGAACCGACAGCGCTCCAGCGAAACCATGA
- a CDS encoding polysaccharide biosynthesis/export family protein has protein sequence MSASCRTCRNFLRNLSFAAALAVVGAVSTPAWADAPELGPRTKIRLTIMQWMPTKGEYVPWALGGEFVISEAGAISVPVIGTVTIGNLDKAGLAAEIAKRLQSKIGLVEAPQTTVEIVEYPPVYVVGDVTTPGEYKFRPGLTTLQALAMSGGELRETGSGPAHDNITLVGELRGTDNALLRSNARIARLEAELSGAREIDFAPPLNADARLVAKIQDQERIIFSTRANVLARQSKSLSELRDLLNQEIRVLEEKVKASEASIETAERELKGVRTLVERGVAVASRQSDLERELASDRAGRLDFVTAIMRARQNISETTRSLEGLYDNRQAEVASELQSEQATLEQLKLKRATTERLLLDKLSATEDSVQRGGEVTSFVIIRRADGKIGEFPASETTALMPGDVIKVVLRRMAIMSEQPTSSRSTDPQPSQASQ, from the coding sequence ATGAGTGCATCCTGCCGCACTTGCCGCAATTTCCTCCGAAACCTTTCCTTTGCGGCTGCACTCGCCGTCGTCGGCGCTGTATCGACACCCGCCTGGGCCGATGCACCCGAACTTGGACCTCGAACGAAAATTCGCCTGACGATCATGCAGTGGATGCCGACCAAGGGCGAATACGTGCCGTGGGCGCTCGGGGGCGAATTCGTTATTTCCGAAGCTGGTGCCATCTCGGTGCCGGTCATCGGAACCGTGACCATCGGCAATCTCGATAAGGCTGGGCTTGCTGCCGAAATCGCCAAGCGCCTGCAAAGCAAGATCGGGCTGGTGGAAGCGCCGCAGACGACCGTGGAGATTGTCGAATACCCGCCAGTGTATGTCGTCGGAGACGTGACGACGCCAGGAGAATATAAATTCCGCCCCGGACTGACCACGCTGCAGGCCTTGGCCATGAGTGGCGGTGAGCTTCGCGAGACCGGCTCCGGGCCGGCGCACGACAATATAACGCTTGTCGGTGAGCTGCGGGGAACAGACAACGCGCTGTTGCGCAGCAACGCGAGGATAGCGCGGCTGGAGGCCGAACTGTCGGGGGCAAGGGAAATAGATTTCGCCCCGCCCTTGAACGCCGACGCCAGGCTTGTCGCGAAGATCCAGGACCAGGAGCGGATCATCTTTTCGACACGTGCAAACGTGCTCGCTCGGCAATCGAAGTCCCTCTCCGAACTGCGCGATCTGCTCAACCAGGAAATCCGGGTCCTCGAAGAAAAGGTGAAAGCCTCGGAAGCCAGCATAGAAACAGCCGAGCGGGAGCTCAAAGGCGTTAGAACCCTCGTCGAACGAGGCGTCGCCGTCGCATCGCGACAGTCGGACCTGGAGCGTGAACTTGCGAGCGATCGCGCCGGTCGCCTGGATTTCGTAACCGCCATCATGCGTGCGCGGCAGAACATCAGCGAAACGACGCGGAGCCTCGAGGGCCTTTATGACAATCGTCAGGCGGAGGTCGCCAGCGAACTGCAATCGGAACAAGCGACGCTCGAACAGCTGAAATTGAAACGTGCCACTACGGAGAGGCTGCTGCTGGACAAGCTCTCGGCCACCGAGGATTCGGTGCAGCGCGGTGGAGAGGTAACCAGCTTCGTCATTATCCGTCGCGCCGACGGCAAGATCGGCGAGTTTCCGGCGTCCGAGACGACGGCGCTGATGCCCGGCGACGTTATCAAGGTCGTTCTTCGACGGATGGCGATAATGTCCGAGCAGCCTACCTCGTCTCGTTCAACCGACCCGCAACCGAGCCAGGCCAGCCAATGA
- a CDS encoding O-antigen translocase produces the protein MEAPATPDRGPSYSQILKSTALIGGSSVINVLFSIIRNKAMALLLGPAGVGLIGLYSSIADIACALAGLGIQASGVRQIAEAVGSGDADRVARTAIVLRRTSLVLGLLGAVLLAALAYPIADFTFGGPGYAGGVALLSAAIFLRLLSDGQTALIQGMRDIASLARINILAAFFSTAISIPLIYLFGTSGIVPLLVAAAAATLATSWWHRRQIRLHTPPMSARQVREETAALLKLGVVFMASGFLTLGAAYAIRLIVMRAEGIAGAGLYQAAWTLGGFYASFVLQAMGTDFYPRLTAVAQDDAECNRLVNEQAQISMLLAGPGLIATLTAAPLIMRLLYSPEFYAAVDLLRWICLGMMLRVIAWPMGFIVLAKGAKKAFFWTEVAATLVHVGLAWLLVRSFGPVGAGAAFFGLYVWHGLLIYTIVRHLSGFRWSSANRKLALIFLPASGLVFGALFVLPPWPATVFGLVTAMLSGAHSLRMLAELVPLASLPAALRAWRSRSA, from the coding sequence ATGGAAGCGCCCGCGACCCCTGATCGTGGACCGAGCTACAGCCAGATCCTCAAGTCGACGGCCCTGATCGGCGGCTCGTCCGTAATCAACGTGCTATTTTCCATCATCCGCAACAAGGCAATGGCTCTGCTTCTCGGTCCTGCAGGCGTCGGGCTGATCGGCCTCTACAGTTCCATCGCCGATATTGCTTGTGCGCTCGCCGGGCTCGGGATCCAGGCAAGCGGCGTCCGCCAGATTGCCGAAGCGGTCGGCAGCGGCGACGCGGACAGGGTTGCTCGAACGGCGATCGTGTTGAGGCGGACGTCGTTGGTGCTCGGGCTTCTCGGCGCCGTTCTGCTCGCGGCACTCGCCTATCCGATCGCGGATTTCACCTTCGGCGGTCCCGGCTATGCCGGCGGCGTCGCACTGCTTTCCGCGGCAATCTTCTTGCGCCTGCTCTCGGACGGGCAGACGGCCTTGATCCAAGGCATGCGAGACATTGCCAGCCTCGCCCGCATCAATATCCTTGCAGCGTTCTTCAGCACCGCGATCAGCATCCCGCTGATTTATCTCTTCGGCACGTCGGGGATCGTGCCCTTGCTCGTCGCCGCAGCCGCGGCCACGCTCGCCACCTCCTGGTGGCACCGCAGGCAGATACGCCTCCACACGCCTCCGATGTCCGCGCGGCAGGTTCGCGAGGAAACCGCCGCCCTCCTGAAACTCGGCGTCGTCTTTATGGCCAGTGGGTTCCTGACGCTCGGCGCGGCCTATGCGATCCGTCTCATCGTGATGAGAGCGGAAGGCATCGCTGGCGCGGGGCTATACCAGGCAGCCTGGACGCTCGGCGGTTTCTATGCCAGCTTCGTTCTGCAGGCGATGGGCACCGACTTCTATCCGCGCCTGACTGCGGTCGCGCAAGACGATGCCGAATGCAACCGCCTCGTCAATGAGCAGGCGCAGATCAGCATGCTTCTCGCGGGGCCTGGGCTCATCGCCACCCTGACCGCCGCCCCACTGATCATGAGGCTGCTTTATTCGCCCGAGTTTTACGCCGCAGTGGACCTGCTTCGCTGGATCTGCCTCGGCATGATGCTGCGTGTCATTGCCTGGCCCATGGGGTTCATCGTCCTTGCCAAGGGCGCGAAAAAAGCCTTTTTCTGGACGGAGGTCGCGGCGACCCTGGTCCATGTCGGTCTCGCATGGCTCCTGGTCCGGTCGTTCGGCCCGGTCGGCGCAGGTGCAGCGTTTTTCGGACTTTACGTCTGGCACGGCCTGCTGATCTACACGATCGTTCGGCACCTCTCGGGCTTCCGTTGGTCTTCGGCCAATCGCAAACTCGCCCTGATCTTCCTGCCGGCGTCGGGGCTCGTCTTCGGTGCCCTCTTCGTACTGCCGCCCTGGCCGGCAACTGTCTTCGGTCTCGTGACGGCGATGCTGAGCGGAGCCCATTCGCTGCGGATGCTCGCAGAACTCGTACCGCTGGCGTCATTGCCCGCGGCGCTGCGGGCCTGGCGCTCAAGATCCGCGTGA
- the rfbA gene encoding glucose-1-phosphate thymidylyltransferase RfbA, translating into MKGIILAGGSGTRLYPLTIAVSKQILPIYDKPMVYYPLSVLMLTGIREILIISTPRDLPCFEALLGDGSAFGLNLSYAEQPHPNGLAEAFIIGREFIGNGNVAMILGDNIFFGNGLPNVCRQAASRETGASVFAYRVDDPERYGVVTFDQRTGKAKTIEEKPARPKSNWAVTGLYFYDNDVVDIAASIEPSARGELEITTVNNIYLAQDQLHVCQLGRGYAWLDTGTYDSLHDASSFVRTVERRQGVQIACPEEIALDMGWLGPEDVLRRASMLGRTAYASYLRRLVEEHAA; encoded by the coding sequence ATGAAGGGGATCATCCTGGCGGGAGGAAGCGGCACCCGCCTCTACCCGCTCACCATTGCGGTCTCCAAGCAGATCCTGCCGATCTACGACAAGCCAATGGTTTACTATCCGCTGAGCGTGTTGATGCTCACCGGCATCAGGGAAATCCTGATCATCTCCACGCCGCGCGACCTGCCCTGCTTCGAGGCGCTCCTCGGCGATGGTTCCGCCTTTGGGCTCAACCTCTCCTATGCCGAACAGCCGCATCCCAATGGCCTCGCCGAGGCCTTCATCATCGGCCGCGAGTTCATCGGCAACGGCAATGTCGCGATGATCCTCGGCGACAATATCTTCTTCGGCAACGGTCTGCCAAATGTCTGCCGGCAGGCCGCATCCCGTGAAACCGGCGCCTCGGTGTTTGCCTATCGCGTCGACGATCCGGAACGCTACGGCGTGGTCACCTTCGATCAGAGGACCGGCAAGGCCAAGACGATCGAAGAGAAGCCGGCACGGCCGAAATCCAACTGGGCGGTGACTGGCCTTTATTTCTATGACAACGACGTCGTGGACATTGCCGCTTCGATCGAACCCTCGGCGCGAGGCGAACTCGAAATCACCACCGTCAACAACATCTATCTCGCACAGGACCAGTTACATGTTTGCCAGCTCGGACGCGGCTATGCCTGGCTCGACACCGGCACCTATGACAGCCTGCATGACGCCTCATCGTTCGTGCGAACGGTCGAGCGTCGACAGGGCGTCCAGATAGCCTGTCCGGAAGAGATCGCGCTCGATATGGGCTGGCTCGGTCCCGAGGACGTCCTGAGGCGCGCCAGCATGCTGGGGAGGACTGCTTACGCGTCCTATCTCCGCCGCCTCGTCGAGGAACACGCTGCATGA
- a CDS encoding DegT/DnrJ/EryC1/StrS family aminotransferase, with translation MSEAPRQIPVARPVLDEREVEAVRRVILSGWVTQGPEVAAFEREFAAFVGAAHACAVSNCTTALHLALRCVGVGAGDEVITVSHSFIATANAIRYCEALPVFVDIEAGGYNMDADLVEAAITPRTRAILCVHQLGMPCDLRRIVEIGKRYSVPVIEDAACAAGSEILWDGHWQRIGKPHGDIACFSFHPRKVVTTGDGGMLTTASDEYDRKFRLWRQHSMSVPDTVRHGAKQVISEDYPEIGYNYRMTDVQAAIGREQLKRLPALVKRRRGLARQYTRRLSGVAGLQAPVEPRWARSNWQSYCVTLPAWIDQRQTMQALLNCGISTRRGVMNIHLEEAYAGSGTHRAATDLARSVAAQQRSVILPFFAQMTDADVAWVVEELLSIPAIVEPAALRAV, from the coding sequence ATGAGTGAGGCACCTCGCCAGATCCCGGTTGCCAGACCGGTTCTCGATGAACGGGAAGTCGAGGCGGTGCGACGGGTCATACTTTCAGGATGGGTGACGCAAGGCCCCGAAGTTGCGGCGTTCGAACGGGAGTTCGCCGCCTTCGTTGGGGCGGCCCATGCCTGTGCAGTGTCGAACTGCACGACGGCGCTTCATCTTGCTCTGCGTTGCGTTGGCGTCGGTGCCGGCGATGAAGTGATCACGGTCAGCCATTCGTTCATCGCGACCGCGAACGCCATCCGCTATTGCGAGGCACTACCCGTCTTCGTCGATATAGAGGCCGGCGGCTACAACATGGATGCCGATCTGGTCGAGGCTGCGATCACGCCGCGCACAAGGGCAATCCTCTGCGTGCACCAGCTCGGCATGCCCTGCGATCTTCGCCGCATCGTGGAAATCGGCAAACGATACTCCGTTCCGGTTATCGAGGATGCCGCCTGCGCTGCCGGAAGCGAGATACTGTGGGATGGGCACTGGCAAAGAATCGGCAAGCCGCACGGGGATATCGCCTGCTTCTCATTCCATCCGCGCAAGGTCGTTACTACCGGCGACGGTGGCATGCTGACGACGGCAAGTGACGAATACGACCGAAAATTCCGGCTGTGGCGCCAGCACAGCATGAGCGTTCCGGATACCGTCCGGCATGGCGCGAAGCAGGTGATCTCAGAGGACTACCCGGAAATCGGTTACAACTACCGCATGACCGATGTCCAGGCAGCGATCGGGCGGGAACAGCTGAAGCGGCTTCCTGCACTCGTCAAGCGGCGCAGGGGACTGGCCAGGCAATATACCAGGCGCCTTTCGGGGGTTGCCGGGCTGCAGGCGCCGGTTGAGCCCCGTTGGGCCCGGAGCAATTGGCAGAGCTATTGCGTGACATTGCCCGCCTGGATCGATCAGCGGCAGACGATGCAGGCGCTGCTCAATTGCGGCATCTCGACCCGCCGCGGCGTCATGAACATCCACCTGGAGGAAGCCTACGCCGGAAGCGGCACGCACAGGGCTGCCACCGACCTGGCGCGAAGCGTTGCCGCACAACAGCGGTCGGTGATCTTGCCGTTCTTTGCGCAGATGACGGATGCCGATGTGGCGTGGGTCGTCGAGGAGCTTCTGTCCATTCCGGCGATCGTCGAACCCGCAGCGCTGCGGGCGGTCTGA
- the rfbC gene encoding dTDP-4-dehydrorhamnose 3,5-epimerase: protein MSLEVRPLDLAGVLEILPRRIGDERGFFSETWNARQFAEHGVALHFVQDNHSYSASRGVLRGLHYQLPPYAQDKLVRVVKGAVFDVAVDIRRGAPTFAQWVAIEISARKWNQLLVPKGFAHGFLTLEPDTEVIYKVTNPYSPTHDRAIRFDDPEIAIAWPLPVAQLQLSEKDRTAPQLRQAEVFDFVEGEECP, encoded by the coding sequence ATGAGCCTGGAGGTCAGACCGCTCGACCTTGCCGGAGTCCTGGAGATCCTGCCACGCAGGATAGGAGACGAGCGCGGCTTCTTTTCCGAAACTTGGAACGCCCGGCAATTCGCCGAACACGGCGTCGCACTCCATTTTGTCCAGGACAACCACTCATATTCCGCCTCGCGAGGCGTCCTGCGGGGACTTCACTACCAGCTTCCGCCCTACGCACAGGACAAACTGGTGAGGGTGGTCAAAGGTGCCGTCTTCGATGTCGCAGTCGATATCCGTCGTGGCGCGCCCACTTTCGCGCAATGGGTCGCCATAGAGATATCCGCCCGCAAATGGAATCAACTCCTTGTTCCCAAGGGGTTCGCCCACGGCTTCCTGACACTCGAGCCGGACACGGAGGTGATCTACAAGGTCACAAATCCCTATTCGCCCACTCATGACCGCGCGATCCGTTTCGACGACCCCGAGATCGCGATAGCCTGGCCGCTGCCCGTCGCGCAACTTCAACTGTCCGAGAAGGATCGCACGGCTCCGCAGCTTAGACAGGCCGAGGTGTTCGACTTCGTTGAGGGGGAAGAATGTCCATGA
- a CDS encoding NAD-dependent epimerase/dehydratase family protein, with translation MKDKRILITGGAGLIGSHIADLVALEQPREILILDNFVRGRRENLREAASTGPLRIIEGDIRDRALLARSLEGVDIVFHQAAIRITQCAEEPRLAFDVLAQGTFDVLEAAVAAGVSKVIAASSASVLGLAESFPTTEEHHPYNNRTIYGAAKAFNEGLLRSFAEMYGLNYVALRYFNVYGPRMDVYGAYTEVLIRWMERIATGRPPIIFGDGTQTMDFVHVRDIARANLMAAKSDVTDEVFNVASGAETSLRALAQLLTRVMGPSLEPQLEPARKVNAVTRRLADTSKAERLLGFKTEITLEEGLRDLVAWWRRERASTGGEAA, from the coding sequence ATGAAAGACAAGCGGATTCTGATCACGGGCGGAGCGGGTCTCATAGGTTCGCACATTGCCGATCTCGTCGCGCTCGAGCAGCCACGGGAAATCCTGATCCTCGATAATTTCGTGCGCGGCCGACGCGAAAATCTCCGTGAGGCGGCGAGCACCGGCCCGCTCAGGATCATCGAAGGCGACATCAGGGACCGGGCGCTCCTGGCGCGTTCGCTTGAAGGCGTCGACATCGTGTTCCATCAGGCGGCCATCCGCATCACCCAATGCGCCGAGGAGCCGAGGCTCGCCTTCGATGTCCTGGCGCAAGGTACGTTCGATGTGCTCGAGGCGGCAGTCGCTGCCGGTGTGTCGAAGGTGATCGCAGCCTCCTCGGCCTCCGTGCTCGGCCTTGCAGAAAGCTTCCCGACCACCGAGGAACACCATCCCTACAACAACCGCACGATCTACGGTGCGGCCAAGGCATTCAACGAGGGGCTGCTGCGCAGTTTCGCCGAGATGTACGGGCTCAACTATGTCGCGCTCCGCTACTTCAACGTCTACGGCCCGCGCATGGATGTCTACGGCGCCTATACGGAGGTGTTGATCCGCTGGATGGAGCGCATTGCGACGGGACGACCGCCGATCATCTTCGGCGACGGCACGCAGACGATGGATTTCGTGCATGTGCGCGATATCGCCCGGGCAAACCTCATGGCTGCAAAGTCGGATGTGACGGACGAGGTGTTCAACGTCGCAAGCGGTGCGGAAACAAGTCTGCGGGCGCTGGCGCAACTGCTCACCCGTGTCATGGGGCCCTCGCTCGAACCGCAGCTTGAGCCGGCGCGCAAAGTGAACGCGGTCACGCGCCGGCTGGCGGATACAAGCAAGGCGGAGCGGCTCCTGGGATTCAAGACAGAAATCACGCTCGAGGAGGGACTGCGCGATCTCGTCGCCTGGTGGCGCCGCGAGCGGGCCTCGACAGGTGGAGAAGCCGCATGA
- the rfbB gene encoding dTDP-glucose 4,6-dehydratase, producing the protein MNILVTGGAGFIGSALCRHLVADPENRVINLDKLTYAGNPASLRQIENLPNYRFIQGDICNEEAVACILRAEKIDRIMHLAAETHVDRSIDGPGSFIETNILGTFRLLQAALKFWRSLPEAAAERFRFHHVSTDEVFGDLPFDAGAFDEDTPYAPSSPYSASKAGSDHLVRAWHHTFGLPVVITNCSNNYGPFHFPEKLVPLIILNALEEKPLPVYGTGANVRDWLYVDDHARALELVAAKGATGESYNIGGSSERTNLGVVETICDILDRKSPRRNLKSYRDLIAFVDDRPGHDRRYAMDTAKIERELGWRPRESFETGLARTIDWYLDNGWWWQPIRERSYRGERLGKSVAAR; encoded by the coding sequence ATGAACATCCTCGTCACCGGCGGTGCCGGGTTCATCGGTTCCGCGCTCTGCCGGCATCTTGTGGCGGATCCGGAGAACCGCGTAATCAACCTCGACAAGCTCACCTATGCCGGCAATCCGGCCTCGCTCCGGCAAATCGAGAACCTCCCCAACTACCGCTTCATCCAGGGCGACATCTGCAACGAGGAGGCCGTTGCTTGCATCCTGCGTGCCGAAAAGATCGACCGCATCATGCATCTCGCGGCGGAGACACATGTCGACCGGTCGATCGACGGGCCCGGCTCGTTCATCGAGACGAACATCCTCGGCACCTTCAGGCTGCTCCAGGCCGCGCTGAAATTCTGGCGCAGCCTTCCCGAAGCGGCGGCCGAACGTTTCCGCTTTCACCATGTGTCGACGGACGAGGTATTCGGCGATCTTCCCTTTGATGCCGGCGCCTTTGACGAAGATACGCCCTATGCCCCCTCTTCACCCTATTCCGCCTCGAAGGCAGGATCCGATCACCTTGTCCGCGCCTGGCACCACACCTTTGGCCTGCCGGTGGTGATCACCAACTGCTCCAACAACTACGGTCCCTTTCACTTCCCGGAGAAGCTGGTGCCCCTGATCATCCTCAACGCACTGGAAGAAAAGCCGCTGCCGGTCTACGGCACCGGCGCCAACGTCCGCGATTGGCTGTATGTCGACGACCACGCGCGAGCACTGGAGCTCGTCGCCGCCAAAGGCGCGACCGGCGAAAGCTACAATATCGGCGGAAGCTCGGAACGCACCAATTTGGGCGTCGTCGAGACGATCTGCGATATCCTCGACCGCAAGAGCCCCCGCCGAAACCTGAAGAGCTACCGCGACCTCATCGCATTCGTAGACGATCGGCCGGGTCACGACCGGCGTTACGCCATGGACACGGCCAAGATCGAGCGTGAACTCGGCTGGCGGCCGAGGGAAAGCTTCGAAACGGGACTGGCGCGGACGATCGACTGGTATCTCGACAACGGCTGGTGGTGGCAGCCGATCCGCGAGCGCAGCTATCGGGGTGAGCGCCTCGGCAAGTCGGTGGCGGCCCGATGA
- the rfbD gene encoding dTDP-4-dehydrorhamnose reductase — protein sequence MKVLVTGTSGQLVSSLIERAAPLRDVKLIAIGRPEFDLTQPIPMREAIVAARPGVIISAAAYTAVDRAEDEPALAHAVNVVGAACVAEAAAKLGVPVIHLSTDYVFSGDDRRPRREDDETRPRTFYGATKLEGERTVASITPHHIILRTSWVYSPFGNNFVKTMLRLAESRDTLTVVSDQYGSPTSALDLATAILEIATQPHKDRFGLYHLAGTGETNWSGFARHILAVSRANGGPSASVRDIASADYPTRARRPQDSRLCTDKFEKTFGRRLPAWQTSVETVVRRLLYAGQWPQIPESRQAMGSE from the coding sequence ATGAAAGTGCTCGTCACCGGTACGAGCGGCCAGCTCGTAAGCAGCCTGATCGAGCGTGCGGCACCACTGCGCGACGTCAAACTGATTGCCATCGGCCGCCCCGAATTCGACCTTACGCAGCCGATCCCGATGCGAGAGGCGATCGTCGCCGCAAGACCCGGCGTGATCATCTCGGCCGCCGCCTACACGGCGGTCGATCGTGCAGAGGACGAGCCGGCGCTGGCTCATGCGGTCAACGTGGTGGGCGCCGCGTGCGTTGCCGAAGCAGCGGCAAAGCTCGGCGTACCCGTCATCCATCTGTCGACCGATTACGTCTTTTCCGGCGACGATCGCCGTCCGCGCAGGGAAGACGACGAGACAAGACCCCGCACGTTCTACGGCGCCACCAAGCTCGAAGGCGAACGGACGGTGGCAAGCATAACGCCTCACCACATCATCCTGCGGACAAGCTGGGTCTACAGCCCGTTCGGCAACAATTTCGTCAAGACGATGCTGAGGCTCGCCGAAAGCCGGGACACCTTGACGGTGGTCTCCGACCAATACGGTAGTCCGACTTCGGCACTGGATTTGGCGACCGCCATACTGGAGATCGCCACCCAGCCGCACAAAGATCGCTTCGGCCTCTATCACCTTGCGGGGACAGGCGAGACCAACTGGTCGGGCTTCGCGAGGCACATACTTGCGGTGAGCCGCGCAAATGGCGGCCCGTCCGCGTCCGTGCGGGACATCGCCAGCGCCGATTATCCGACAAGAGCCCGGCGCCCACAGGACTCGCGCCTTTGCACCGACAAGTTCGAGAAAACATTCGGCCGACGCTTGCCCGCCTGGCAAACAAGCGTGGAAACAGTCGTCCGCCGCCTCCTCTATGCCGGTCAATGGCCGCAAATCCCCGAGAGTCGGCAGGCCATGGGAAGTGAGTGA